TGGCCGTCGGCGGTGTACTCCATCCGGCCCACCACCGGAGCGTCTTCACCCGATCCGGTGTTGCCGTCGGCGTCGGTAAAGCGAAACTCGTGCAGACGCCACGTTCCGATCATGCGGTCTCGATACGCCATCGTCTCAGGATAGCGTTTCGCGCCGGTAGTGCAACTCCAGGAAAACCCCATCCGCGGTACCGGCGGCGATGGATCGGCGCCGTCGCGGACCGGTTCCCGTCTTGTCGGTCCGATGGACGAGGCGGGACCCTACGTTGCCAGCACCACGGCCTCCGGCTCCAGGTCGGTCTCGACCGCCACCGTGCCGCCGTAGTCGTCCACGATGCAGTAGAGCGCCGGCACCAGAAACAACACCTGGAACGTGGACGCGGCAAGGCCGAAAGCGAGGCTGGTCACCAGCGGGATCAGCACCTGGGCCTGGAGGCTCGTCTCCATCAACAAGGGCAGCACCCCCGCCACCGTGGTCAGCGAGGTCAGCAGGACGGCCCGGAAACGCTGCCGCGCCGCGCCGCGCGATGCCGCCTCCGGGGACTCGCCGCGGGCGCGGCGGATCTTGATGAAGGTCACGAGCACGATGGCGTTGTTGACCACGACACCGGCAAGGGAGACGAACCCCACGAGGCTGGGCATGGAGAGATCGAGGCCCATGGCGACGTGGCCTATGACCACGCCCACGAGACCCACGGGAATGGACGCCATGATCACCAGGGGCTCCACGTAGCCGCGGAACTGGAAGCTCAAGAGAAGGAAGATGGCGGCCAGCCCCACCAGGAAATTCCG
The Deltaproteobacteria bacterium genome window above contains:
- a CDS encoding efflux RND transporter permease subunit codes for the protein SLADLARFTVTLPAGEQVPLHAVATLDAERGYSRIHRVDGRRAVTIQGDIDPEKANAAEIIADTQARFLPDLLARYPGIRTELEGQARESAETGASLGRNFLVGLAAIFLLLSFQFRGYVEPLVIMASIPVGLVGVVIGHVAMGLDLSMPSLVGFVSLAGVVVNNAIVLVTFIKIRRARGESPEAASRGAARQRFRAVLLTSLTTVAGVLPLLMETSLQAQVLIPLVTSLAFGLAASTFQVLFLVPALYCIVDDYGGTVAVETDLEPEAVVLAT